A region from the Corynebacterium halotolerans YIM 70093 = DSM 44683 genome encodes:
- a CDS encoding VOC family protein, whose translation MITSVYPVIMTDDPGSVASFFCTHFGFEAVFSSDWYVSLNADGHEIAFLRSGHETIPAGHRAAPGVTAPGLLVNIEVDDVDAVAERLIAGGVPVLQPLRSEDFGQRHIIVEAPGGIMVDVITPIPFTGEHPGG comes from the coding sequence GTGATCACCAGCGTGTACCCCGTCATCATGACCGACGATCCCGGTTCCGTTGCCTCCTTCTTCTGCACCCACTTCGGCTTCGAGGCTGTCTTCTCCAGCGATTGGTACGTCTCACTCAACGCTGACGGTCATGAGATCGCCTTCCTGCGGTCCGGGCACGAGACGATCCCGGCGGGCCACCGGGCCGCCCCGGGGGTCACCGCGCCGGGCCTGCTCGTCAACATTGAGGTCGACGACGTCGATGCGGTGGCCGAGCGGCTCATCGCCGGGGGAGTTCCCGTCCTGCAGCCGCTGCGCTCCGAGGACTTCGGCCAGCGTCACATCATCGTCGAGGCACCCGGCGGGATCATGGTTGACGTCATCACCCCGATCCCGTTCACCGGCGAGCACCCCGGAGGCTGA
- the thiS gene encoding sulfur carrier protein ThiS — translation MHYTVNGESRTGGPLSITELVAGVVGSEPGVAVAVNETVVPRSGWDRRVADGDVIDILTAVQGG, via the coding sequence ATGCACTACACCGTCAACGGCGAGTCCCGCACGGGCGGGCCACTGAGCATCACCGAGCTCGTCGCCGGAGTCGTCGGCAGTGAACCCGGCGTGGCCGTGGCCGTCAACGAGACCGTCGTCCCCCGCTCCGGCTGGGATCGCCGGGTTGCCGACGGCGACGTGATCGACATCCTCACCGCCGTTCAGGGAGGCTAG
- a CDS encoding YraN family protein has translation MTTRTRRRARLGRRGEDYAAQLYRRRGGEVIGRNVSFPVGELDLIIREPDATTVFVEVKTRSGRSYGGAEAVTGRKLARMRRAAAHWLEGRPWTAVRFDVVELTARRGGPGFEVELYEGVEHGAR, from the coding sequence GTGACCACGAGAACGAGACGACGCGCACGCCTGGGCCGGCGCGGGGAGGACTACGCGGCCCAGCTCTACCGACGACGCGGCGGCGAGGTGATCGGCCGCAACGTGAGTTTTCCCGTCGGGGAGCTGGACCTGATCATCCGCGAACCCGACGCCACCACCGTGTTCGTCGAGGTCAAGACCCGGTCGGGGCGCAGCTACGGTGGGGCCGAGGCCGTGACGGGCCGCAAACTCGCCCGCATGCGCCGCGCCGCCGCCCACTGGCTCGAGGGGCGGCCGTGGACGGCGGTGCGGTTCGACGTCGTGGAGCTGACCGCCAGACGTGGCGGGCCCGGCTTCGAGGTCGAGCTCTACGAGGGGGTCGAGCATGGCGCTCGGTAG
- a CDS encoding YifB family Mg chelatase-like AAA ATPase: protein MALGRAHTTALSGVTARPVTIEANIGPGLPGIHVVGLGDTAVSESRDRIRTAVANAQLEWPKTKIVVSLSPASLPKAGSHFDLPMALAVLAARQPEVGQRLSSTLVLGELGLDGSVRPVPGILPALLTARAEGYRCAVIPPGNAAEATLIDDLEVLVAGSLADAWEWGTGESDLPGAADIVQDAPAALRRRPDFADLAGQEDARFAAEVAAAGGHHMLMIGPPGSGKSMIAARLPGLLPPLSTDQAVEATAVHSVAGPNGMPGGVVRHAPFVAPHHSVTRAALLGGGAGVPRPGAVSLAHHGVLFLDEASEIPAATLDGLRTPLEDGQVRLVRARREVIFPARIQLVLAANPCRCAAEEPSACRCTVRQRTTYLNNLSGPLRDRLDIGVRTSARNAVLGTAGAESTAVIAERVAAARQRAAHRWWGHGFPAATNAAMDPHQLRRHHPADEAAMALLGAYLADGVLSQRGVDRALKLAWTICDLAGGTRPDLAHVARAIDLRGSTTLREAA from the coding sequence ATGGCGCTCGGTAGGGCCCACACCACCGCACTGAGCGGGGTCACCGCGCGGCCGGTGACCATCGAGGCGAACATCGGGCCGGGCCTGCCCGGCATCCACGTCGTCGGACTCGGCGACACCGCCGTCAGCGAATCCCGCGACCGCATCCGCACCGCCGTGGCGAACGCGCAGCTGGAGTGGCCGAAGACGAAGATCGTCGTCTCGCTGTCACCGGCCTCGCTGCCCAAGGCCGGCTCGCATTTCGACCTGCCCATGGCACTGGCGGTGCTCGCCGCCCGCCAACCGGAGGTCGGCCAACGGCTGTCGTCGACGCTGGTGCTCGGCGAACTGGGCCTCGACGGCTCGGTGCGGCCCGTGCCAGGAATCCTCCCGGCACTGCTCACCGCCCGCGCCGAGGGCTACCGGTGCGCCGTCATCCCACCCGGCAACGCCGCGGAGGCCACGCTCATCGACGACCTCGAGGTGCTTGTCGCAGGCAGTCTCGCGGACGCCTGGGAGTGGGGGACCGGCGAATCCGACCTGCCGGGGGCCGCGGACATCGTGCAGGACGCACCCGCCGCACTGCGCCGCCGCCCGGACTTCGCCGACCTCGCCGGCCAGGAGGACGCCCGCTTCGCCGCGGAGGTCGCCGCGGCCGGCGGACACCACATGCTCATGATCGGCCCACCCGGCTCCGGTAAGTCCATGATCGCCGCCCGGCTGCCCGGCCTGCTGCCGCCGTTGTCGACCGACCAGGCCGTCGAGGCCACCGCCGTGCACTCGGTCGCCGGCCCCAACGGCATGCCCGGCGGGGTGGTGCGCCACGCCCCGTTCGTGGCCCCGCACCACTCGGTGACCCGGGCCGCGCTGCTCGGCGGGGGAGCCGGCGTGCCCCGCCCCGGCGCGGTCAGCCTCGCCCACCACGGGGTGCTCTTCCTCGACGAGGCCTCGGAGATACCCGCGGCCACCCTGGACGGGCTGCGCACCCCGCTCGAGGACGGCCAGGTTCGCCTCGTGCGGGCGCGCCGGGAGGTCATCTTCCCGGCGCGCATCCAGCTGGTGCTGGCGGCGAACCCGTGCCGCTGCGCCGCGGAGGAACCCTCCGCCTGCCGGTGCACCGTCCGCCAGCGCACGACCTACCTGAACAACCTGTCCGGTCCGCTGCGCGACCGGCTCGACATCGGGGTGCGCACCAGTGCGCGCAACGCGGTGCTCGGTACCGCCGGGGCGGAGTCGACGGCGGTGATCGCGGAACGGGTGGCCGCCGCCCGTCAGCGCGCGGCCCACCGGTGGTGGGGGCACGGTTTCCCGGCGGCCACGAACGCCGCGATGGATCCGCATCAGCTGCGCCGCCACCATCCGGCGGATGAGGCCGCCATGGCGCTGTTGGGCGCCTACCTCGCCGACGG
- the rplS gene encoding 50S ribosomal protein L19, producing the protein MNILDKVDAAQRRDDIPAFRPGDTLDVHVKVIEGNNVRTQLFKGVVIRRQGSGIRETFTVRKVSFGIGVERTFPVHSPNIDRIEVVRKGDVRRAKLYYLRNLHGKAAKIKERR; encoded by the coding sequence ATGAACATTCTCGACAAGGTTGATGCAGCGCAGCGTCGCGACGACATCCCGGCTTTCCGTCCGGGCGACACCCTTGACGTTCACGTCAAGGTCATCGAGGGCAACAACGTCCGTACCCAGCTGTTCAAGGGCGTTGTGATCCGTCGTCAGGGCTCCGGCATCCGCGAGACCTTCACCGTCCGCAAGGTCTCCTTCGGCATCGGTGTGGAGCGTACCTTCCCGGTCCACTCCCCGAACATCGATCGCATCGAGGTCGTCCGCAAGGGCGACGTGCGTCGTGCCAAGCTGTACTACCTGCGCAACCTGCACGGTAAGGCCGCCAAGATCAAGGAGCGTCGCTAA
- a CDS encoding thiamine phosphate synthase codes for MPSTRTLPTTTDLRAYVVTGQGEPRRIIDVARAAAAGGAGVVQVRSKPISARALTELAERVALAVAETNPRTRVLVDDRADVAAALMRRGVPVHGAHVGQDDLPVRDVRALLGEHATIGLTTGTLELVRAVHDVADVVDYIGAGPFRPTPTKDSGRPPLGLAGYPPLVAESPVPVVAIGDVTPADAADLAETGVAGVAVSRGFMHASDPAAVARGILAGFGERRG; via the coding sequence ATGCCGTCCACCCGTACCCTGCCCACCACCACCGATCTACGCGCTTACGTGGTCACCGGACAGGGCGAACCCCGCCGGATCATCGACGTCGCCCGTGCCGCCGCGGCCGGCGGCGCCGGGGTGGTGCAGGTCCGCTCCAAACCGATCAGCGCCCGCGCCCTGACCGAACTGGCCGAACGGGTCGCGCTCGCCGTCGCGGAGACCAACCCGCGCACCCGCGTGCTTGTCGACGACCGCGCCGACGTCGCCGCCGCCCTCATGCGCCGTGGCGTTCCCGTCCACGGCGCGCACGTCGGACAGGACGACCTTCCCGTGCGCGATGTGCGCGCCCTGCTGGGCGAGCACGCGACCATCGGCCTGACCACCGGCACCCTCGAGCTGGTGCGCGCGGTGCACGACGTCGCCGACGTCGTCGACTACATCGGTGCCGGACCCTTCCGCCCCACCCCGACCAAGGACTCCGGGCGCCCACCGCTGGGGCTGGCGGGTTACCCGCCGCTGGTGGCCGAATCCCCGGTGCCGGTCGTGGCCATCGGGGACGTCACCCCGGCGGACGCCGCCGACCTCGCGGAGACCGGCGTGGCGGGCGTGGCGGTCTCCCGCGGGTTCATGCACGCCTCCGACCCCGCGGCCGTGGCACGCGGCATCCTCGCCGGATTCGGAGAACGCCGTGGCTGA
- the lepB gene encoding signal peptidase I has translation MTDSPRSSQAPFPGSGPVPASGAAETASAPASESDEKKPTPWYIEIPIVIVLTLVAIILIQTFVGRVYMIPSQSMEPTLHGCEGCTGDRIFVDKISYRFSDPEPGDVVVFKGTESWNTNFVSQRSENDLIRGLQNVGSYIGLVAPDENDLVKRIVATGGQTVSCQAGDPAVMVDGQPIDQSYTLQPLAFPVDPATGSEACGGEYFGPVTVPEDHYFMMGDNRTNSADSRYHLGDPHQGTIPEENIRGKVQAIIYPFNRIGGVGDPDIQPAQQ, from the coding sequence GTGACTGATTCCCCGCGCTCCTCCCAGGCCCCGTTCCCCGGATCCGGCCCCGTGCCCGCGTCCGGTGCGGCTGAAACGGCTTCCGCGCCGGCGTCGGAGAGCGACGAGAAGAAGCCGACCCCCTGGTACATCGAGATCCCGATCGTCATCGTGCTCACCCTCGTGGCGATCATCCTCATCCAGACCTTCGTCGGCCGGGTGTACATGATTCCCTCGCAGTCGATGGAGCCCACCCTCCACGGTTGTGAGGGCTGCACCGGCGACCGCATCTTCGTCGACAAGATCTCCTACCGCTTCTCCGACCCCGAGCCCGGCGACGTCGTCGTGTTCAAGGGCACCGAGTCCTGGAACACCAACTTCGTCTCGCAGCGCTCGGAAAACGACCTGATCCGTGGCCTGCAGAACGTCGGCTCTTACATCGGGCTCGTCGCCCCGGACGAGAATGACCTGGTCAAGCGCATTGTCGCCACCGGCGGCCAGACCGTCTCCTGTCAGGCGGGCGACCCGGCCGTGATGGTCGACGGCCAGCCGATCGACCAGTCCTACACCCTGCAGCCCCTGGCCTTCCCGGTCGACCCTGCCACCGGTTCGGAGGCCTGTGGCGGCGAGTACTTCGGCCCCGTCACTGTGCCCGAGGACCACTACTTCATGATGGGCGACAACCGCACCAACTCCGCCGACTCCCGCTACCATCTCGGCGATCCGCACCAGGGCACCATTCCGGAGGAGAACATCCGCGGCAAGGTCCAGGCCATCATCTACCCGTTCAACCGGATCGGCGGCGTGGGGGACCCGGACATCCAGCCCGCCCAGCAGTAG
- a CDS encoding ThiF family adenylyltransferase — MTELSDLEMRRIARQLALPGFGIEQQERLADARVLVIGGGGLGCPAMQSLASVGVGHITVIDDDTVDITNIHRQILFGAEDEGRPKVEVVAGRLRALQPGIRVTALRERITVDNAVELLGQADLVLDGSDTFATKYLVADAAEITGTPLVWGTVLRFRGDAALWWSGPGAPSDGVGLRDLFPEQPDADSVPDCATAGVLGVTTAVVGGLMATEAVKHLAGIGESVPGRLLSYGALSSSMRSFAVARDPGREPVRELDGDYGAAACAAPSVPPEELELVTSGRAVALDVREPHEKLLTDLPVDSPGLHLPMSWVSPGRVDEVLAGVDGTVVVYCASGMRSARFVDEYSENARRAGVELVSLPGGVDGL, encoded by the coding sequence ATGACGGAACTGTCCGATCTGGAAATGCGGCGCATCGCCCGCCAGCTGGCCCTGCCCGGCTTCGGGATCGAGCAGCAGGAGCGGTTGGCGGATGCCCGCGTACTGGTCATCGGTGGCGGTGGGCTGGGCTGCCCGGCGATGCAGTCGCTGGCATCCGTCGGTGTCGGGCACATCACCGTCATCGATGACGACACCGTCGACATCACCAATATCCACCGCCAGATCCTCTTCGGCGCCGAAGACGAGGGACGGCCCAAGGTCGAGGTCGTCGCCGGGCGGCTGCGCGCCCTGCAACCGGGCATCAGGGTCACCGCGCTGCGGGAGAGAATCACCGTGGACAATGCGGTGGAGCTGCTCGGGCAGGCCGATCTGGTCCTCGACGGCTCGGACACCTTCGCCACCAAGTACCTGGTGGCCGACGCCGCCGAGATCACCGGCACTCCCCTGGTCTGGGGCACCGTGCTGCGCTTCCGCGGCGACGCCGCCCTGTGGTGGTCCGGGCCCGGCGCGCCGTCAGACGGTGTCGGACTGCGGGATCTGTTCCCCGAGCAGCCCGACGCCGATTCGGTGCCCGACTGCGCCACCGCCGGCGTGCTCGGGGTGACCACCGCGGTCGTCGGCGGCCTGATGGCCACCGAGGCGGTCAAGCACCTCGCAGGTATCGGCGAGTCCGTGCCCGGCAGGCTGCTGAGCTACGGCGCGTTGTCTTCTTCAATGCGCTCGTTCGCGGTGGCCCGGGACCCGGGGCGGGAGCCGGTGCGTGAGCTCGACGGGGACTACGGCGCGGCGGCGTGTGCGGCGCCGTCCGTCCCGCCCGAGGAACTGGAGCTGGTGACGAGCGGCCGGGCGGTCGCCCTCGACGTGCGCGAACCGCACGAGAAGCTGCTGACGGATCTGCCCGTGGACTCCCCCGGTCTGCATCTGCCGATGTCGTGGGTCTCCCCGGGGCGGGTGGATGAGGTACTGGCCGGGGTCGACGGGACCGTCGTGGTCTACTGTGCCTCGGGCATGCGCAGCGCGAGGTTCGTGGATGAGTACTCGGAAAACGCCAGGCGGGCGGGTGTGGAGCTGGTCAGTCTGCCCGGGGGTGTGGACGGATTGTAG
- a CDS encoding thiazole synthase, whose amino-acid sequence MLTIADRDFDSHLVMGTGGATSHTILEESLIASGTQLTTVAMRRHATGTQSSGESVFGLLTRLGIDLLPNTAGCRTARDAVITARLAREALGTDWVKVEVIADEHTLLPDTTELLDACERLVADGFTVLAYTSDDPIVATRLEDVGVAAVMPLGSPIGTGLGILNPHNIELICSRASVPVLLDAGVGTASDAALAMELGCDGVLLASAINRCQDPVAMARAMRHAVEAGRLAREAGRIPRREHAVASSSFEGLASWADQVL is encoded by the coding sequence GTGCTCACCATCGCCGACCGCGACTTCGACTCCCACCTGGTCATGGGCACCGGCGGGGCCACCTCGCACACCATCCTGGAGGAGTCCCTGATCGCCAGTGGTACCCAGCTGACCACCGTCGCCATGCGCCGCCACGCCACCGGCACACAGTCCTCGGGCGAGTCCGTCTTCGGGCTGCTCACCCGCCTCGGCATCGACCTGCTGCCCAACACCGCCGGCTGCCGCACCGCGCGCGATGCCGTGATCACCGCCCGGCTCGCCCGCGAGGCGCTGGGCACGGACTGGGTGAAGGTCGAGGTCATCGCCGACGAACACACCCTGCTGCCCGACACCACCGAACTGCTCGACGCCTGCGAGCGGCTGGTCGCCGACGGTTTCACGGTCCTGGCCTACACCTCCGACGACCCCATCGTGGCCACCCGCCTCGAGGACGTCGGCGTCGCCGCCGTCATGCCGCTCGGCTCCCCCATCGGCACCGGCCTGGGTATCCTCAACCCGCACAACATCGAACTGATCTGCTCGCGGGCCTCCGTCCCGGTGCTTCTCGACGCCGGCGTGGGCACCGCCTCCGACGCCGCACTCGCGATGGAGCTCGGCTGCGACGGGGTGCTGCTGGCCTCCGCGATCAACCGCTGTCAGGATCCGGTGGCTATGGCGCGCGCCATGCGGCACGCCGTGGAAGCCGGCCGCCTGGCGCGCGAGGCCGGGCGCATCCCGAGGCGCGAGCACGCCGTGGCCTCCTCCAGCTTCGAGGGCCTGGCCAGCTGGGCCGACCAGGTGCTGTGA
- the thiO gene encoding glycine oxidase ThiO, giving the protein MAERAIVIGGGLVGLVTCFELVERGVQVTLVDPAPASGATHHAGGMLAPVAEVQYRQEPLFPLMLRSAALYPDLVGRVSAGTDLPTGYRTEGTLVVAADWADAEHLSDLSAYQEFHGMTAERLTVREARRLEPALSPRIAGAVHIPGDHQVSPRLFAAALLDVLEHRGVRFVREQVTHLDGADPCRAVHCESTVLDASGTTVVLCNGLGAASVTGWYTGDNPLQLRPVHGDILRVKVPAHLRPLLDRVIRAFVGDRPVYLIPRDDGTLGIGATVREDDRPVPRAGAVHDLLRDAIRLVPGVEECDLLEATVGARPGTPDDLPYLGRVGANLIVSTGYFRHGILLAALGAAVVADLATGADTTDSELASCDPLRHHR; this is encoded by the coding sequence GTGGCTGAGCGCGCCATCGTCATCGGCGGCGGGCTGGTGGGCCTGGTGACCTGCTTCGAACTGGTCGAGCGCGGTGTGCAGGTCACCCTCGTCGACCCGGCCCCGGCGAGCGGTGCCACGCACCACGCCGGCGGCATGCTCGCCCCGGTCGCCGAGGTGCAGTACCGGCAGGAACCGCTGTTTCCCCTGATGCTGCGCTCGGCCGCGCTGTACCCGGATCTGGTGGGACGGGTCAGCGCGGGCACGGACCTGCCCACCGGGTACCGCACCGAGGGCACCCTCGTCGTCGCCGCCGACTGGGCCGATGCCGAACACCTGTCGGATCTCTCCGCCTACCAGGAGTTCCACGGCATGACCGCCGAGCGGCTGACCGTGCGCGAGGCCCGCAGACTGGAGCCGGCGCTCAGCCCACGGATCGCCGGTGCCGTGCACATCCCCGGTGACCACCAGGTCTCCCCCAGGCTGTTCGCCGCCGCGCTGCTCGACGTCCTGGAACACCGTGGCGTGAGGTTCGTGCGCGAGCAGGTCACCCACCTCGACGGCGCCGATCCCTGCCGCGCGGTGCACTGCGAATCCACGGTGCTCGACGCGTCCGGCACCACGGTGGTCCTGTGCAACGGACTCGGCGCGGCATCGGTCACCGGCTGGTACACCGGCGATAACCCGCTGCAGCTGCGCCCGGTCCACGGCGACATCCTGCGCGTGAAGGTGCCGGCTCACCTGCGTCCGCTGCTGGACCGGGTGATCCGCGCTTTCGTCGGGGACCGGCCCGTCTACCTCATCCCCCGCGACGACGGCACGCTCGGCATCGGCGCGACCGTGCGCGAGGACGACCGCCCGGTCCCCCGCGCCGGCGCGGTCCACGATCTACTGCGCGACGCCATCCGGCTCGTGCCCGGCGTCGAGGAGTGCGACCTGCTGGAGGCCACTGTCGGGGCACGCCCGGGCACGCCCGACGACCTGCCCTACCTGGGCCGGGTGGGGGCGAATCTGATCGTATCCACCGGCTACTTCCGCCACGGCATCCTGCTCGCCGCCCTCGGCGCGGCCGTCGTCGCGGATCTGGCCACTGGGGCGGACACCACGGATTCCGAGCTCGCCTCCTGCGACCCCCTGCGACACCACCGATAA
- a CDS encoding DUF2469 domain-containing protein produces MSAEELDNYEAEVELSLYREYRDVVSQFSYVVETERRFYLANAVELIPHTSGPDVYYEVRMSDAWVWDMYRSARFVRYVRVITYKDVNIEELDKPELIMPDQ; encoded by the coding sequence ATGAGTGCTGAGGAACTCGACAACTACGAGGCCGAGGTCGAACTCTCTCTCTACCGCGAGTACCGGGACGTCGTCAGCCAGTTCTCCTACGTGGTGGAGACCGAGCGGCGGTTCTACCTCGCCAACGCCGTCGAGCTGATCCCGCACACGTCCGGCCCGGACGTCTACTACGAGGTCCGGATGTCGGACGCGTGGGTCTGGGACATGTACCGCTCGGCCCGTTTCGTGCGCTACGTCCGCGTGATCACCTACAAGGACGTCAACATCGAGGAACTCGACAAGCCCGAGCTGATCATGCCGGATCAGTAA
- a CDS encoding ribonuclease HII: protein MVRLRRLKQQRTHEVALNRAGLGPVAGVDEAGRGACCGPVTIAACVLPEKVIPVLEKLTDSKQLSPATRERLFPVIQDHALAWSVVSIPAAEIDARGIQRANVGGMRRAVAGLDLRPGYVLTDALKIPGLTMPHLPVIGGDAAARCIAAASVLAKVSRDRMMVELDARHPEYGLAGHKGYSTKTHLAAVRRHGGSPEHRYTYANVAAAHAEWLRDRR, encoded by the coding sequence GTGGTGCGTCTGCGACGCCTGAAGCAGCAGCGCACCCACGAGGTGGCGCTGAACCGGGCCGGTCTCGGCCCGGTCGCCGGGGTGGACGAGGCCGGCCGCGGCGCCTGCTGCGGGCCGGTCACCATCGCCGCGTGCGTCCTGCCGGAGAAGGTCATCCCGGTCCTGGAGAAGCTCACCGACTCCAAGCAGCTCAGCCCCGCCACCCGCGAGCGGCTCTTCCCGGTCATCCAGGACCATGCCCTGGCCTGGTCGGTGGTGTCCATCCCCGCGGCGGAGATCGACGCCCGCGGCATCCAGCGCGCCAACGTCGGCGGCATGCGCCGTGCCGTGGCAGGGCTCGACCTGCGCCCCGGCTACGTCCTCACCGACGCTCTCAAGATTCCCGGCTTGACCATGCCGCATCTGCCCGTGATCGGCGGGGACGCCGCCGCACGGTGCATCGCCGCGGCCAGTGTGCTCGCCAAGGTCAGCCGCGACCGGATGATGGTGGAGCTGGACGCCCGCCACCCGGAGTACGGGCTCGCGGGGCACAAGGGCTACAGCACGAAGACGCACCTGGCTGCGGTGCGCCGCCACGGGGGAAGTCCCGAGCACCGATACACTTATGCCAACGTCGCAGCCGCTCACGCCGAGTGGCTGCGCGACCGTCGTTGA
- a CDS encoding ABC transporter ATP-binding protein → MSAPQPPASPDESPGGAGPQAGDTLTTDPRQDPGAGAGGRPAPFRALLAMLAHHRGALTVAVVLSLFGAVLGLAQPMVINEIIGRIGQGAVTGLVVLLIGLLLVSSALSAGQIYVMTRTAEAAVLSTRQQLVARMLRLPVRIYDAHRTGDLVTRLGSDTTLVRQAFTGGLVDAVGGAVTMVGAVVLMLLIDPLMLLIVLAVVAVTMIAVITASSLLQRYTTKAQEAVGALGAGMDRALVAVRTIRATGAQDQVEAGLGTDADRAYRQGVRIARVEALLYPASGLAMQASFLIVLGVGGARVAAGDIAVADLVSFVLYLFMVSMPLGTIFSAVTTIRQAMGALLRIQQVMEQDLEPTGGTPAAPAHDLTFEGVSFSYDGEKPVLEDVSFHVPAGKKTALVGPSGSGKSTTLALIERFYDIDAGRILLGAQDAAELDRASLRAVVGYVEQEAAVLAGTVRENLQLGAPEINDERCWWALERVNLRSRFEEADGLDTVLGDRGMSLSGGQRQRLALARMLLMDTPILMLDEPTSAVDSQNEQLILDAIDATAQGRTLVVVAHRLSTVTDADQIIVMNNGRVEATGTHTELLETSPLYRDLASRQLLG, encoded by the coding sequence ATGAGCGCACCCCAGCCCCCCGCGTCCCCGGACGAGTCCCCGGGCGGAGCCGGTCCGCAGGCCGGGGATACGCTGACCACCGATCCACGGCAGGACCCCGGGGCGGGTGCCGGCGGCAGGCCCGCCCCGTTCCGGGCCCTGCTGGCCATGCTCGCCCACCACCGCGGGGCACTGACGGTCGCGGTCGTGCTCTCCCTGTTCGGGGCCGTGCTCGGCCTGGCGCAGCCGATGGTGATCAACGAGATCATCGGCCGCATCGGGCAGGGCGCGGTCACCGGGCTGGTGGTCCTGCTGATCGGGCTGCTGCTGGTCTCGTCGGCCCTGTCAGCCGGACAGATCTACGTGATGACCCGCACCGCCGAGGCCGCGGTGCTGTCCACCCGCCAGCAGCTCGTCGCCCGGATGCTGCGGCTGCCCGTGCGCATCTACGACGCCCACCGCACCGGCGACCTGGTCACGCGCCTGGGCTCCGACACCACCCTGGTGCGCCAGGCCTTCACGGGCGGCCTCGTCGACGCCGTCGGCGGCGCGGTGACCATGGTGGGCGCCGTCGTCCTCATGCTGCTGATCGACCCGCTGATGCTGCTTATCGTGCTGGCCGTGGTGGCGGTGACGATGATCGCGGTGATCACCGCCTCCTCACTGCTCCAGCGGTACACCACGAAGGCCCAGGAGGCCGTCGGCGCACTGGGTGCGGGCATGGACCGGGCCCTGGTCGCCGTGCGCACCATCCGCGCCACCGGGGCCCAGGACCAGGTCGAGGCCGGGCTGGGCACCGACGCCGACCGCGCCTACCGACAGGGCGTGCGCATCGCGCGCGTCGAGGCGCTGCTCTACCCCGCCTCCGGACTGGCGATGCAGGCCAGCTTCCTCATCGTGCTGGGTGTCGGCGGTGCGCGCGTGGCCGCCGGCGACATCGCGGTCGCCGACCTGGTCTCCTTCGTGCTCTACCTGTTCATGGTCTCCATGCCGCTGGGCACGATCTTCTCCGCGGTGACCACCATCCGCCAGGCGATGGGTGCCCTCCTGCGCATCCAGCAGGTGATGGAGCAGGACCTGGAACCCACCGGCGGCACCCCGGCCGCACCCGCCCACGACCTGACCTTCGAGGGCGTCTCCTTCTCCTATGACGGAGAGAAGCCGGTGCTCGAGGACGTCTCCTTCCACGTGCCCGCCGGGAAGAAGACCGCCCTGGTCGGCCCCTCGGGATCCGGCAAATCCACCACTCTCGCGCTGATCGAGCGCTTCTACGACATCGACGCCGGCCGCATCCTGCTCGGTGCGCAGGACGCGGCGGAGCTCGACCGGGCGTCACTGCGCGCGGTCGTCGGCTACGTCGAGCAGGAGGCCGCCGTGCTGGCGGGCACGGTGCGGGAGAACCTGCAGCTGGGCGCACCGGAGATCAACGACGAACGCTGCTGGTGGGCACTGGAGAGGGTCAACCTGCGCTCCCGCTTCGAGGAGGCCGACGGCCTGGACACCGTGCTCGGCGACCGCGGCATGAGCCTGTCCGGCGGGCAGCGCCAGCGACTCGCCCTGGCCCGCATGCTGCTGATGGACACCCCGATCCTCATGCTGGACGAGCCGACCAGTGCCGTGGACTCGCAGAACGAGCAGCTCATCCTCGACGCGATCGACGCCACCGCGCAGGGCCGCACGCTCGTGGTGGTCGCCCACCGCCTGTCCACCGTGACCGACGCCGACCAGATCATCGTGATGAACAATGGCCGTGTCGAGGCCACCGGCACGCACACCGAGCTGCTGGAAACCAGCCCGCTCTACCGGGATCTGGCGTCGCGGCAGTTGCTGGGGTGA